Proteins from one Planctomyces sp. SH-PL62 genomic window:
- the rpsT gene encoding 30S ribosomal protein S20 → MPTTNSAAKRLRQSAKKRLQNRIVKKIVKTSARKALDTVTEKDFAAAETQYRAAVAKIDKAGARGVLHKNTAARRKSKLARSYKAALEKAQAAS, encoded by the coding sequence ATGCCAACGACCAATTCGGCCGCCAAGCGGCTGCGCCAGAGCGCCAAGAAGCGGCTGCAAAACCGGATCGTCAAGAAGATCGTCAAGACCTCCGCCCGCAAGGCGCTGGACACGGTCACCGAAAAGGACTTCGCCGCGGCCGAGACGCAGTACCGCGCCGCCGTCGCCAAGATCGACAAGGCCGGTGCCCGCGGGGTTCTGCACAAGAACACCGCCGCCCGTCGCAAGAGCAAGCTCGCCCGCTCCTACAAGGCGGCCCTCGAGAAGGCCCAGGCGGCGTCCTGA
- a CDS encoding amino acid permease: MANLWVRKSIATLKAEAAASEEHGLKRTLTGVNLIMLGIGAVIGAGFFGLTGEASARYAGPAISLSFILGGIVCAFAGLCYAEMASTVPVAGSAYTYAYATMGEFIAWLIGWDLILEYMVGATTVAINWSGYVASFLHDRGIDLPPRFLASPGTKMIEVPDAIAGPLHLRHGWSMLDSVKDRLIEAGIDYSAFAQVDALFNAPAMLIVALVTALLVVGIKESARVNNVIVFVKVSILVLLIVLGLPMVDSKNWGGSYIQPSVGPWYNFEYGWSGVLRAAGLVFFAYIGFDAVSTTAQEAKNPQRDMPIGIIGSLVICTILYFLGSIVLTGVVNYKQLHVPDPVAVATDAMRMPWLSFYVKIGAIAGLSSVILVMLMSQPRIFYAMSKDGLLPGIVGKIHPRFHTPYITTIITGCIVMVAAAVLPLSVAGELTSIGTLFAFAVVSAGTLYLRIKQPDIERPFRAPAIWFTAPMGVLSAVALMLPLPFDTWIRLIVWMAIGLVIYFAYGKNHSVLGNRPPEDSLVAAGEA, encoded by the coding sequence ATGGCGAATCTGTGGGTCCGTAAATCGATCGCCACGCTCAAGGCCGAGGCGGCCGCCAGCGAGGAACACGGCCTGAAACGCACCCTGACGGGCGTGAACCTGATCATGCTGGGCATCGGCGCCGTCATCGGCGCCGGCTTCTTCGGCCTGACCGGCGAGGCCTCGGCCCGATACGCCGGGCCGGCGATCTCGCTGTCGTTCATCCTGGGCGGGATCGTCTGCGCCTTCGCCGGCCTCTGCTACGCCGAGATGGCCTCCACCGTCCCGGTCGCCGGCTCCGCCTACACCTACGCCTACGCCACCATGGGCGAGTTCATCGCCTGGCTCATCGGCTGGGACCTGATCCTCGAATACATGGTCGGCGCCACCACCGTCGCCATCAACTGGTCGGGATACGTCGCCAGCTTCCTCCACGACCGCGGCATCGACCTCCCCCCGAGGTTCCTCGCCTCTCCGGGGACGAAGATGATCGAGGTCCCCGACGCCATCGCCGGCCCGCTCCACCTGCGGCACGGCTGGTCCATGCTCGACTCCGTCAAGGATCGGCTGATCGAAGCCGGGATCGACTACTCCGCGTTCGCCCAGGTCGACGCCCTGTTCAACGCCCCGGCCATGCTGATCGTGGCCCTGGTGACCGCCCTGCTCGTCGTCGGCATCAAGGAGTCGGCCCGGGTCAACAACGTCATCGTCTTCGTCAAGGTCTCGATCCTCGTCCTCCTGATCGTCCTCGGCCTCCCCATGGTCGACAGCAAGAACTGGGGCGGCTCCTACATCCAGCCCTCGGTCGGACCCTGGTACAACTTCGAATACGGTTGGAGCGGCGTCCTGCGGGCCGCCGGCCTGGTCTTCTTCGCCTACATCGGCTTCGACGCCGTCTCGACGACCGCCCAGGAAGCCAAGAACCCCCAGCGCGACATGCCCATCGGCATCATCGGCTCGCTGGTCATCTGCACGATCCTCTACTTCCTTGGGTCGATCGTCCTCACCGGGGTGGTCAACTACAAGCAACTCCACGTCCCCGACCCGGTCGCCGTCGCCACCGACGCCATGCGGATGCCCTGGCTCTCCTTCTACGTCAAGATCGGCGCGATCGCCGGGCTCAGCTCGGTGATCCTGGTCATGCTCATGAGCCAGCCCCGGATCTTCTACGCGATGTCGAAGGACGGCCTGCTCCCCGGGATCGTCGGCAAGATCCACCCGCGGTTCCACACGCCGTACATCACGACGATCATCACCGGGTGTATCGTCATGGTGGCCGCCGCAGTCCTCCCCCTGAGCGTGGCCGGCGAACTGACCTCGATCGGCACCCTCTTCGCCTTCGCCGTCGTCTCGGCCGGCACGCTCTACCTGCGGATCAAGCAGCCCGACATCGAACGCCCCTTCCGTGCGCCCGCCATCTGGTTCACCGCGCCGATGGGCGTCCTCAGCGCCGTGGCCCTGATGCTCCCCCTCCCCTTCGACACCTGGATCCGGCTCATCGTCTGGATGGCCATCGGCCTGGTGATCTACTTCGCCTACGGCAAGAACCACAGCGTCCTGGGCAATCGCCCCCCCGAAGACTCGCTCGTCGCCGCCGGCGAGGCCTAA
- a CDS encoding flavoprotein encodes MARILVGTTGSVAAVRIPALCATLVAQGHEVRLVATEPSLYFFDPAELPTSTSLYRDADEWPRDRYARGDEVLHIELRRWADLLIVAPLDANSLAKFALGLSDNLLTCLFRAWDFEKPAILAPAMNTLMWRKPATARHLAQLWSDQTGRAAPSDWSLESAEGHFARQAPAIVLIPPQSKRLACGDVGIGAMAEVTCLAEAVRAWSERAISAS; translated from the coding sequence ATGGCACGCATCCTCGTGGGGACGACCGGTTCCGTGGCCGCCGTGCGCATCCCCGCGCTCTGCGCGACGCTCGTCGCGCAGGGGCACGAGGTCCGCCTGGTTGCCACCGAGCCCTCCCTCTACTTCTTCGACCCGGCCGAACTGCCGACGTCGACGTCGCTTTACCGGGACGCCGACGAATGGCCGCGGGATCGGTACGCGCGGGGCGACGAGGTGCTGCATATCGAGCTTCGCCGATGGGCCGATCTCCTGATCGTCGCCCCGCTCGACGCCAACAGCCTGGCCAAGTTCGCCCTGGGCCTGAGCGACAACCTCCTCACCTGCCTGTTCCGGGCCTGGGACTTCGAGAAGCCGGCGATCCTGGCGCCGGCGATGAACACCCTGATGTGGCGGAAGCCCGCCACCGCCCGCCATCTCGCCCAGCTCTGGTCCGACCAGACCGGCCGCGCCGCTCCCTCCGACTGGTCCCTGGAATCCGCCGAGGGCCACTTCGCCCGCCAGGCCCCGGCGATCGTCCTGATTCCCCCCCAGTCCAAGCGGCTGGCCTGCGGCGACGTCGGCATCGGCGCGATGGCGGAGGTCACGTGCCTCGCCGAGGCGGTCCGCGCCTGGTCCGAACGCGCGATTTCGGCGTCCTGA
- the infA gene encoding translation initiation factor IF-1, whose translation MAKEEPIRTEGRIVEALPNTQFMVELENGHKVLAHIAGKMRKNFIRIVPGDRVTVEISPYDFLKGRIVYRER comes from the coding sequence GTGGCTAAAGAAGAACCGATTCGAACCGAAGGGCGCATCGTCGAGGCGCTCCCCAACACGCAATTCATGGTCGAGCTCGAGAACGGCCACAAGGTGCTCGCGCACATCGCGGGCAAGATGCGGAAGAACTTCATCCGCATCGTCCCGGGCGACCGGGTGACCGTCGAGATCTCGCCGTACGACTTCCTGAAAGGCCGCATCGTCTATCGCGAGCGGTGA
- a CDS encoding DinB family protein, translating to MTAVATLIDRYALGPAILEYAVYGLSDEHLRARPGPGAWSIAELVAHLADSDVVASDRMKRVLAEPEPVLLAYDENAWNDRLRMQEAPVDLAVALFAANRRWTARILRDAAEADFARAGVHSEKGRTTLAELVVSYVGHIDHHLKYLYAKRANLGVAIQPRYTYPIV from the coding sequence ATGACCGCCGTCGCCACCCTGATCGACCGCTACGCCCTCGGCCCCGCGATCCTGGAATACGCCGTCTACGGCCTGTCCGACGAGCATCTCCGCGCCCGGCCCGGCCCTGGCGCCTGGAGCATCGCCGAGCTGGTTGCCCACCTGGCCGACAGCGACGTCGTCGCAAGCGATCGGATGAAGCGCGTCCTGGCCGAGCCCGAGCCTGTACTCCTCGCCTACGATGAGAACGCCTGGAACGACCGGCTCCGGATGCAGGAGGCCCCGGTGGACCTGGCCGTGGCCCTCTTCGCCGCCAACCGGCGATGGACCGCGCGCATCCTCCGCGACGCCGCCGAGGCCGACTTCGCCCGCGCGGGCGTCCACTCCGAGAAGGGGCGGACGACGCTGGCCGAGCTCGTGGTCTCGTACGTCGGCCACATCGACCACCACCTGAAATATCTGTACGCCAAGCGGGCGAACCTGGGCGTCGCGATCCAGCCGCGGTATACCTATCCCATCGTGTGA
- a CDS encoding endonuclease III domain-containing protein: MPSLNEALPAIIRAVGGRPAAPASGDSRFEAVVAFAASGSLASGRGDRLATALDEAGLLEPEALATASLEEVVDALRDARIEANPKAVRLLQRVAAWYQAHREDLEAAPASGAGPASARRDELAAIRGVGRTTADAIALHVFGAATYPVDRATYRIIVRHGWIDPTVDYEEASQLLIDAAEADSAVLSGLSRGLADVGRRFCKPSGPRCEPCPLRIVLPDGGPIEADG; this comes from the coding sequence ATGCCCTCCCTGAACGAAGCGCTTCCGGCGATCATCCGAGCCGTGGGCGGCCGTCCGGCCGCCCCAGCCTCGGGGGATTCGCGATTCGAGGCGGTCGTCGCATTCGCGGCCTCCGGTAGCCTCGCCTCCGGGCGTGGCGACCGGCTCGCGACCGCACTCGACGAGGCCGGCCTGCTCGAACCCGAGGCCCTGGCGACCGCCTCCCTGGAGGAGGTCGTCGACGCCCTGCGCGACGCCCGAATCGAGGCCAACCCCAAGGCCGTCCGGCTCCTCCAGCGGGTCGCCGCCTGGTATCAGGCCCATCGCGAGGACCTGGAGGCCGCACCGGCCTCCGGGGCCGGCCCCGCCTCCGCGCGCCGCGACGAACTGGCCGCGATCCGAGGCGTCGGGCGGACCACGGCCGACGCCATCGCCCTGCACGTCTTCGGGGCCGCGACCTATCCCGTCGATCGCGCGACCTATCGCATCATCGTCCGCCACGGCTGGATCGACCCGACCGTCGACTACGAGGAGGCGTCTCAGCTTCTGATCGACGCCGCGGAGGCCGATTCGGCCGTCCTGTCGGGGCTGTCGCGCGGGCTCGCCGACGTCGGCCGCCGGTTCTGCAAGCCGTCGGGCCCGCGCTGCGAACCTTGTCCGCTGCGGATCGTCTTACCGGACGGCGGTCCCATCGAGGCCGACGGCTGA
- the ispD gene encoding 2-C-methyl-D-erythritol 4-phosphate cytidylyltransferase, producing the protein MGRFAVILPAAGRSSRFGDPDEKKIYTDIAGRAVWLRAIDAFVNNDDVGQIIIAIAEDDREMFERRYRDSVAFLGLDVVVGGAERADTVAAALECVKDSCDFVAVHDAARPCVTPALVAAVFEIARERGAAMPAVPVADTIKRASAEGVVVETVPRDGLFLAQTPQVFRRDWLVEAYEKRDRNGPGATDDARLVEAIGRPIAIVPGSPFNLKITTRDDLKLARAVLAVLEQEKPLEEGLPFADERSKWDDLPKIRPSDLFGS; encoded by the coding sequence ATGGGACGATTCGCCGTGATCCTGCCGGCCGCCGGCCGGTCGAGTCGCTTCGGCGACCCGGACGAGAAGAAGATCTACACCGACATCGCCGGAAGAGCGGTCTGGCTGAGGGCGATCGACGCCTTCGTCAACAACGACGACGTGGGCCAGATCATCATCGCCATCGCTGAGGACGACCGCGAGATGTTCGAGCGGCGCTATCGCGACAGCGTCGCCTTCCTGGGCCTCGACGTGGTGGTCGGCGGCGCGGAGCGGGCCGATACGGTCGCCGCCGCCCTGGAATGCGTCAAGGATTCGTGCGACTTCGTGGCGGTCCACGACGCCGCGAGGCCCTGCGTCACGCCGGCCTTGGTCGCCGCGGTCTTCGAGATCGCGCGCGAGCGCGGGGCGGCCATGCCGGCGGTCCCGGTCGCCGACACGATCAAGCGGGCGTCGGCCGAGGGGGTCGTCGTCGAGACCGTCCCGCGCGACGGCCTGTTCCTCGCCCAGACGCCCCAGGTCTTCCGCCGCGACTGGCTCGTCGAGGCCTACGAGAAGCGAGACCGGAACGGCCCGGGGGCCACCGACGACGCGCGGCTCGTCGAGGCGATCGGCCGTCCCATCGCGATCGTGCCAGGCTCGCCGTTCAACCTCAAGATCACGACCCGAGACGACCTGAAGCTCGCTCGGGCCGTGCTGGCGGTGCTGGAGCAGGAGAAGCCGCTGGAGGAAGGCCTCCCCTTCGCCGACGAGCGGTCGAAGTGGGACGACCTCCCCAAAATCCGGCCTTCCGACCTGTTCGGCTCCTGA
- a CDS encoding restriction endonuclease: MECLGPQCAATVLEWLRARAAEGEPAGAAPTTPTTGAARQGFLWKAAPYQEDAPAITSAAELAGAVEHLQYAVFRRYQNQLTRAERGRLDNSIENALFKIDRYLLRIDPAERALHEAEAARIREEVRDHKDRVERLRLQARRAELKLAQLTTLSPETFEEFVGELFEAMGYEVAQVGGTGDEGIDLHLRRGELRAIVQCKYHKRGVVGSPELQKFLGSVHHAHAHKGFFVTTSTFSLAAEKFSVDHPIELVDGPRIVELVTEAMGPGARKEAEPSWF; encoded by the coding sequence ATGGAGTGTCTGGGACCGCAGTGCGCCGCGACCGTGCTGGAATGGCTCCGCGCGAGGGCCGCGGAAGGGGAGCCGGCCGGGGCCGCTCCGACGACTCCGACGACGGGGGCGGCGCGGCAGGGATTCTTATGGAAGGCCGCGCCTTACCAGGAAGACGCGCCGGCGATCACCTCGGCGGCCGAGCTGGCGGGGGCCGTCGAGCACCTCCAGTACGCCGTCTTCCGTCGCTACCAGAATCAGCTCACCCGCGCCGAACGGGGCCGCCTCGACAACTCGATCGAGAACGCCCTGTTCAAGATCGACCGCTACCTGCTGCGCATCGACCCCGCCGAGCGGGCCCTCCACGAGGCGGAGGCGGCGAGGATCCGCGAAGAGGTCCGCGACCACAAGGATCGCGTCGAGCGGCTCAGGCTCCAGGCCCGTCGCGCCGAGCTGAAGCTGGCCCAGCTCACGACCCTCTCGCCCGAGACGTTCGAGGAGTTCGTCGGCGAGCTGTTCGAGGCCATGGGCTACGAGGTCGCCCAGGTCGGCGGGACGGGGGACGAGGGGATCGACCTCCACCTCCGTCGCGGCGAGCTTCGCGCCATCGTCCAGTGCAAGTACCACAAGCGGGGCGTGGTCGGCTCGCCCGAGTTGCAGAAGTTCCTCGGGTCGGTCCACCACGCGCACGCCCACAAAGGATTCTTCGTCACCACCAGCACGTTCTCGCTGGCCGCCGAGAAGTTCTCGGTCGACCACCCCATCGAGCTCGTCGACGGCCCCCGGATCGTCGAACTGGTCACGGAGGCCATGGGACCCGGCGCGCGCAAGGAAGCGGAACCCTCGTGGTTTTGA
- a CDS encoding tetratricopeptide repeat protein — MPPELDSQDLSKARTFFQYGNDAALKSNFDYAVDMYKQACKLAPDNLQFRQALRSVQRRKFQNEPSKVGRLVGMTNKPIHMKARSARGKQNFTTCLEVCEEAFTNNPWDVSAAREAAEAAEMLEFYPLAQWYLESVQNEAAKDAEYHRHAAHVHELCESWPKAIAAWEAVKRIDPNDDEANRKINGLSASATIKRAKYEDAIDERKAAPAAESVEDVRARLEQLKQEKMSPEERLHKEIQKDPKQVWPYLELSEIFRKRSQFEHAEKILAAGIKAVPRDSMLMQNYAEVQMTRLKRAMDALTRRVEDDPTDVTSKSKLDQISRMLLDYEIKEYRRRLVLSPEDHKLHYDLGLCLARDGKHAEAIGEFQVAKGSPNLKVQALLQAGLSFEADGRGKLAERTYQEALKAIESGDTENFNAIHYQLGRVNESLGNMETAEEHYNEVAANDYTYRDVAQRLRNLN; from the coding sequence ATGCCACCGGAGCTGGATTCCCAGGATCTTTCGAAGGCCCGCACCTTCTTTCAATACGGCAACGACGCCGCTCTGAAGTCCAATTTCGACTACGCCGTCGACATGTACAAACAGGCCTGCAAGCTGGCCCCGGACAATTTGCAGTTCCGGCAGGCCCTGCGGAGCGTACAGCGTCGCAAGTTCCAGAACGAGCCGTCGAAGGTCGGCCGGCTGGTCGGGATGACGAACAAGCCGATCCACATGAAGGCGCGGTCGGCCCGCGGCAAGCAGAATTTCACGACCTGCCTGGAGGTCTGCGAGGAAGCCTTCACCAACAACCCGTGGGACGTCTCCGCGGCCCGCGAGGCGGCCGAAGCCGCCGAGATGCTCGAGTTCTACCCGCTCGCCCAGTGGTACCTGGAGTCGGTGCAGAACGAGGCGGCCAAGGACGCCGAATACCACCGCCACGCCGCCCACGTCCACGAACTCTGCGAGTCCTGGCCCAAGGCCATCGCCGCCTGGGAGGCCGTCAAGCGGATCGACCCCAACGACGACGAGGCCAACCGCAAGATCAACGGCCTTTCCGCGAGCGCCACGATCAAACGCGCCAAGTATGAGGACGCGATCGACGAGCGGAAGGCGGCCCCCGCAGCCGAGTCGGTCGAGGACGTCCGCGCCCGGTTGGAACAGCTCAAGCAAGAGAAGATGAGCCCGGAGGAGCGGCTCCACAAGGAGATCCAGAAAGACCCCAAGCAGGTCTGGCCCTACCTGGAACTCTCGGAAATCTTCCGCAAGCGGAGCCAGTTCGAGCACGCCGAGAAGATCCTGGCGGCCGGCATCAAGGCCGTCCCTCGAGACTCCATGCTCATGCAGAACTACGCCGAGGTCCAGATGACCCGGCTCAAGCGGGCCATGGACGCCCTGACCCGGCGCGTCGAGGACGACCCGACCGACGTCACCTCCAAGTCCAAGCTCGACCAGATCTCGCGGATGCTCCTGGACTACGAGATCAAGGAGTACCGCCGCCGGCTCGTCCTCAGCCCCGAGGATCACAAGCTCCACTACGACCTGGGCCTCTGCCTGGCCCGCGACGGCAAGCACGCCGAGGCCATCGGCGAGTTCCAGGTCGCCAAGGGGAGCCCCAACCTGAAGGTCCAGGCGCTCCTGCAAGCCGGACTCAGCTTCGAGGCCGACGGTCGGGGCAAGCTCGCCGAACGGACCTACCAGGAGGCCCTCAAGGCCATCGAATCCGGCGACACCGAGAACTTCAACGCCATCCATTACCAGCTCGGCCGGGTCAACGAGAGCCTGGGCAACATGGAGACGGCGGAGGAGCACTACAACGAGGTCGCCGCCAACGACTACACCTACCGCGACGTCGCCCAGCGACTTCGCAACTTGAACTGA
- a CDS encoding SMP-30/gluconolactonase/LRE family protein, which translates to MQTLREAGLSALIEGDRLETLADGFEFTEGPLWLPDGSILVQDIKAEKTYRIGPDPDRSKSVLREGTGAANGQTFAADGGIIFCEQTGRRVSRMALDGGAVATVAETWDGKRLNSPNDVVCRSDGLVYFTDPPYGVAAKDREIDFQGVFLWNPSAPASSGSSLTKLLDDFEKPNGLALSPDERTLYVCDTGRYHVRAFRVLEDGGLEPGSGRVFATLDPGEPGGPDGIKVDREGRVFVAVALGIWAFEPDGRLLGILPTPKRPSNLNWCDADGRGLVVTAVDAVHYIRFRGPGLLPVFTPGG; encoded by the coding sequence ATGCAGACCCTGAGGGAAGCCGGCCTTTCCGCCCTGATCGAAGGCGACCGCCTGGAGACCCTGGCCGACGGCTTCGAGTTCACCGAGGGGCCGCTCTGGCTCCCGGACGGCTCGATCCTGGTGCAGGACATCAAGGCCGAGAAGACCTATCGCATCGGTCCCGACCCCGACCGCTCGAAGTCGGTCTTGCGCGAGGGGACCGGCGCGGCCAACGGGCAGACCTTCGCCGCCGACGGCGGGATCATCTTCTGCGAGCAGACCGGACGACGGGTCTCGCGGATGGCCCTCGACGGCGGCGCGGTCGCGACCGTCGCCGAGACCTGGGACGGCAAGCGGCTGAACAGCCCCAACGACGTGGTCTGCCGGTCCGACGGCCTGGTCTACTTCACCGACCCGCCCTACGGCGTCGCGGCCAAGGACCGGGAGATCGACTTCCAGGGCGTCTTCCTCTGGAACCCGTCGGCCCCGGCTTCCTCCGGCTCGTCGTTGACGAAGCTGCTGGACGACTTCGAGAAGCCCAACGGCCTGGCGTTGTCCCCCGACGAGCGGACGCTCTACGTCTGCGACACCGGCCGGTATCACGTCCGAGCCTTTCGCGTCCTGGAGGACGGCGGCTTGGAACCCGGATCGGGCCGGGTCTTCGCGACGCTCGACCCCGGCGAGCCCGGCGGGCCGGACGGGATCAAGGTCGACCGGGAGGGCCGCGTCTTCGTGGCCGTGGCGTTGGGGATCTGGGCCTTCGAGCCCGACGGCCGACTGCTGGGGATCCTCCCCACGCCCAAACGGCCCTCGAACCTCAACTGGTGCGACGCCGACGGCCGCGGCCTGGTCGTCACCGCCGTCGACGCCGTCCACTACATCCGGTTCCGGGGGCCCGGCCTGCTCCCCGTGTTCACCCCGGGAGGGTGA
- a CDS encoding ParA family protein: MRRIAVLNQKGGVGKTTSTVNLAAALASEGHNVLVIDLDPQAHATLHLGLLPGRSGPSLYEVLTQGKSIQEVRRQVADNLSIVGSHIDLAGAELELLGTVGREVILRDQLEADTEKYDFVLMDCPPSLSVLTLNALCAANEVMIPLQAHFLALHGLSKLLETVNLVSKRVNRDLKVGGVVLCLYDAGTRHGGEVVEDLQTFFAAKKKGVSPWSEAKLYKTRIRRNIRLAECPSFGQSIFQYAPTSRGAEDYASLAAEVLGLAPASLWADSDADSDEAPAAADASAA, from the coding sequence ATGCGGCGGATCGCGGTGCTCAACCAAAAGGGCGGGGTCGGCAAGACGACGTCGACGGTGAATCTGGCCGCCGCGCTGGCCTCGGAGGGCCACAACGTCCTGGTCATCGACCTCGACCCCCAGGCGCACGCCACGCTCCATCTGGGGCTCCTGCCGGGGCGTTCGGGACCGTCGCTCTACGAGGTGCTCACGCAGGGCAAGAGCATCCAGGAGGTCCGCCGGCAGGTCGCGGACAACCTCTCGATCGTGGGCAGCCACATCGACCTGGCGGGTGCCGAGCTGGAGCTGCTGGGGACCGTCGGCCGCGAGGTCATCCTCCGCGACCAGCTCGAAGCCGACACGGAGAAGTATGACTTCGTGTTGATGGACTGCCCGCCGTCGCTCAGCGTCCTGACCCTGAACGCCCTGTGCGCGGCGAACGAGGTCATGATCCCGCTCCAGGCCCACTTCCTCGCCTTGCACGGGCTGTCGAAGCTGCTGGAGACGGTGAACCTGGTGTCGAAGCGGGTCAACCGCGACCTGAAGGTCGGCGGGGTGGTCCTCTGCCTGTACGACGCCGGCACCCGCCACGGCGGCGAGGTCGTCGAGGACTTGCAGACCTTCTTCGCCGCCAAGAAGAAGGGCGTTTCGCCCTGGTCCGAGGCCAAGCTCTACAAGACCCGCATCCGGCGCAACATCCGGCTGGCGGAATGCCCCAGCTTCGGCCAATCGATCTTCCAGTACGCCCCCACGAGCCGAGGGGCCGAGGATTACGCGTCGCTGGCCGCCGAGGTCCTCGGCCTGGCCCCGGCCTCGCTCTGGGCCGATTCCGACGCCGATTCCGACGAGGCCCCCGCCGCGGCCGACGCCTCGGCCGCCTGA
- a CDS encoding GDSL-type esterase/lipase family protein, with protein sequence MGGDQTQHVLWRIQNGELEGLNPEAVVLMIGTNNAGSSPADDIAAGVEAIVAELRKRLPESDILLLGVFPRSEKPDATREKLQKVNARIAKLDGGKVHYLDIGKAFLQEDGTISKEIMPDFLHLSPKGYELWAEAIEPSLSKLVDEKS encoded by the coding sequence ATCGGCGGCGACCAGACCCAGCACGTCCTCTGGCGGATCCAGAACGGCGAGCTGGAGGGGCTGAACCCTGAAGCGGTGGTGCTCATGATCGGCACCAACAACGCCGGATCCAGCCCGGCCGATGACATCGCCGCCGGCGTCGAGGCGATCGTCGCCGAGCTGCGCAAGCGGCTCCCCGAGTCGGACATCCTCCTGCTCGGCGTCTTCCCCCGCAGCGAGAAGCCCGACGCGACCCGCGAGAAGCTCCAGAAGGTCAACGCGCGGATCGCCAAGCTGGACGGCGGCAAGGTCCATTACCTCGACATCGGCAAGGCCTTCCTGCAGGAAGACGGCACCATCTCCAAGGAGATCATGCCCGACTTCCTGCACCTGAGCCCCAAGGGCTACGAGCTCTGGGCCGAGGCCATCGAGCCGAGCCTGTCGAAGCTCGTCGACGAGAAGTCCTGA
- a CDS encoding DUF1080 domain-containing protein, translating to MKDGAIVGTGTASMLYSPKKYKNFKYRAEVKINDKGNSGLYFRSPTNTGSFTDGYEAQIDSTHTDPIRTGSLYGFVHVYKRLVPPDTWFTYEIEVVDKEWRGRKAPHISIRVNGEELFMFMDFANTFKEGHFAFQQHDPGSRIEIRKIEVQELP from the coding sequence GTGAAGGACGGCGCGATCGTCGGCACGGGCACGGCGTCCATGCTCTACAGCCCCAAGAAGTACAAGAACTTCAAGTACCGCGCCGAGGTCAAGATCAACGACAAGGGGAACTCGGGCCTCTACTTCCGCTCGCCGACGAACACCGGCAGCTTCACGGACGGCTACGAGGCCCAGATCGACAGCACCCACACCGACCCGATCCGGACCGGCTCGCTCTACGGCTTCGTCCACGTCTACAAGCGGCTCGTCCCCCCCGACACCTGGTTCACCTACGAGATCGAGGTGGTCGACAAGGAGTGGCGCGGCCGGAAGGCGCCCCACATCAGCATCCGAGTCAACGGCGAAGAACTGTTCATGTTCATGGATTTCGCGAACACCTTCAAGGAGGGCCACTTCGCGTTCCAGCAGCACGACCCGGGCAGCCGCATCGAGATCCGCAAGATCGAGGTCCAGGAGCTGCCGTGA
- a CDS encoding nitroreductase family protein, with protein sequence MPDRTDPRETEPRPLTVEESSLRRRPTPRFDPARGLAPELLERLLRSATLAPSPYELQPWRFLVVREPAGRRRLQACAGNQPEVGRAPVVVVVLGFHHPERSHLEALLTMRIESGECSPERAAAIRGRARSGLRDLFDRELWATRPAMLAAATLMLAAESLGVASALIEGFDAEAVRREFGVPDDHAVCGLVALGFADVEGPPPPRFGLDEVAFAEHFGRPWAP encoded by the coding sequence ATGCCCGATCGGACCGATCCGCGCGAGACCGAACCCCGCCCGCTCACCGTCGAGGAGTCCTCGCTCCGCCGTCGGCCGACCCCCCGGTTCGACCCCGCGCGAGGGCTCGCGCCCGAACTTCTCGAACGCCTCCTGCGGTCGGCGACCCTCGCCCCGTCCCCTTACGAACTCCAGCCCTGGCGGTTCCTGGTCGTGCGCGAGCCGGCCGGTCGGCGACGGCTCCAGGCCTGCGCGGGAAACCAGCCCGAGGTCGGCCGGGCGCCGGTGGTCGTCGTCGTCCTGGGCTTCCACCATCCCGAGCGGTCGCACCTGGAAGCCCTGCTGACGATGCGGATCGAGTCGGGCGAATGCTCCCCGGAGCGGGCCGCGGCGATCCGAGGACGGGCGCGGTCGGGCCTGAGGGACCTCTTCGATCGGGAACTCTGGGCGACCCGGCCGGCGATGCTCGCGGCGGCGACCTTGATGCTGGCGGCCGAGTCGCTGGGGGTCGCCTCGGCCCTGATCGAGGGCTTCGACGCCGAGGCCGTGCGTCGCGAATTCGGCGTCCCTGATGACCACGCGGTCTGCGGTCTGGTGGCGCTCGGCTTCGCCGACGTCGAAGGGCCGCCCCCGCCGCGCTTCGGGCTCGACGAGGTCGCCTTCGCCGAGCACTTCGGCCGACCTTGGGCCCCTTGA